In the Paramisgurnus dabryanus chromosome 18, PD_genome_1.1, whole genome shotgun sequence genome, TTGCAATATCTTTTAAACTCTACACTTCAtttcactttttattttaagcaCTTCAAGTTTAAAGTAACAATATTTTTGTTGTACAAAATAAAGCTTatatttgttttgttgaacattGTGAACAAACCTTAATAGCAGTTTTTGTTCATGTTACAGTCATGTATCAGGTTTCCTATTCAGTTTTATTGTTAAAAGTTGGACTTAAACTACTTTGATCTGTTACACAGTCATAAGATTCATAAGTTGAAATAAGTTCATAAGTGTTTGAGATTTGAGAAACTATGGAATGTATCtataatggattttttttcttccTTGTAATTTTGGCTTTTATCAAGATATATTGTTTTAGCCAATCTTGTATTTTATTGATTATTATATACAAATGTTGAATGTGTCAATCATGTTGAACTGACTTGACAGTAAATGTTACACCATCTTTGCTTTCTGTGTTTGGATAATTGACACCTACATGGACATTAATTTTAGCTTTAAATATTTGTGACCccggaccacaaaaccagtcattagtcttaagtatatttgtagcaatagccaacaatacattctatgggtcaaaatgatagattttttaatgacaaaaatcattaagatattagatcatgttccatgaagatattttgtacatttactaccgtatatatttatttactatatatttatttatatagtattatgtgttgctaaggatttCCTTTGGATAactttaaatgtgattttctcaatatataattttttgctctgtcagattccagattttttttaaatagttgtatctcggccaaatattgtcctatcctaacaatcTAACTTTATTCAGCGTTCAGGTGATGTAAATCTCTATATAAATCTCTATTTCAAATGATTGACCCTTTATGACTTGTGGTCCAGGGTCTTATATATTTATCAGGAGTAGAGGTGATTTTAATGAAATTGCAGTAAATTAATTTAATCAATAAGCTCATGCTTGATCTGACAGATTTGAGTCTTTTTATGGAAAGGTTATGTAGGACCTTTTGAATTGCTTGTCCAAccatcttttttaaaaaacccaGAAAGTCTGGAGCAGTTCCAAGTGTGCAGCTGAAGAGGAAAGATATATGATTAATGTGTTTGATTTGTATTTGGCTTTTATTTTGTAGGTTTTTTGTTTACAGCTTTAGGGTTCATGTTGATAAACACGTTTACTTTTTAGTAAACACATAGCTTTTTATTTAGTCATTTGCTCCGTATTTCAAGAGTTTGTCTTATTCAAAAGAAACAGTTTTTAGGTTTACAGTTCAAGTTTAAATCAGCAAAATAATACAtcagaattaataataaaaaggtTTATTTCTAGGTCATCGAGGACAAATATGTCCCTTTTGtcaaataagtttttaaaaattaagCCACGCATAAAAGacctttctttattattttattaagtaatattattttattgccTGCTGACCTGTACATGTTGCTGTATTACTTTTCAAATCGATTGAAATGATTTTTGTCACTATTTTGTTAGTCAGAAAAGaaagtttttattactttatttcCGTTTAAGAGAAACCCTTCAGTAGGGCCTGCAAGTATCTCATTAATTATTTGACAGTCAAACTACAGACTGAAGCTCCTCCCACTGTACACGTGCAAACTGAGCTCCGGTGCTGATCTCTTCCTGGTTGATTCTTCATCAATTCTTATTCAttacaaaatgtcattttaacaaCATAGTTGCATAACTGATTATAAATCATAGGTTTAAAATCGACTACTTCAGTGTCTGCAGGCAATTCGTTAAGTTTACGGTATGTGTGTAGTTTGTTTACTCAcagggtgagagagagagatgaaagGGCACTTAAAGCCCCGCCCAATTACTTCAGtatttacagtaataaaaatCTCAGGCAGCGGCCAGCCGGTGTTTTGTTGACAGCGCATTCGGTAAGAcaaagaaataatgattaacaTTAAGACATCATATATAAAACATATGTTCACAAACATTAACATTTGTAATTCTGTAACTCTTAAAGTCATAGACTTATGTAGGAAATGTATCACTACCGGGCAAAATCAGACGCAGTTTCTCTGACTCATATGCCTATCCTAATGTAACGCTGTCATATGATGTACATTAAATATACACTTCAGCCAAATCGTCATCATGCGtcgatcattttttttaaacattttctttcgTACCCGTCCGTAAGAGTGAAGTGTGAAAATAATATATGCTTTACTTAATATAAGGATAAACATTTTATGGACAGGTACAAAATGCCTTTTTATTaatgtctatgtgtgtgtgtgtgtgtgtgtgtgtgtgtgtgtgtgtgtgtgtgtgtgtgtgtgtgtgtgcgtgcgttcGCGCGCGCGGGTAATGAAGTAAAGCATATAGGCTATTTACATTTCATATCACTTATGAAAACATTCactgttttgttattttgacttctTTCCAGCTTACAATTTCTGTTTCCCAGAACAATCCGCTAATGTAATTTTTACGGGTTTGTTTTTGGTTCCCCTAGGAAAGTTTTGTTAATTAAGATGGAACGTTAGTTTTTTGTTCTGGAATCCAAAACCAAACGTTCCCGGAACCTGAAACTAACGTTGGGGGAACATTCCCGGACCGGTACAAAAATCTAATGTTAATTGGGGAACATTCTTTCGTTTTCTAGATTTTTCCTTTAATCTATATTGTTTTATTCCTTAGATCTCTACTGTCTGctctaaaataatttttttgaaatgCTGCATTGTAACAACTGTGATAAGgactttaataaattaaaactgaattaaATGTGAGTGCAAGTCTCTATAGTAATAGTGTATAGCCTGTATGTTGTGTTTAGAATGAGTTATGCCTATAGGTGGGAATAGCATTAGTTTTTAAGaacaaaagtttattaaaatgcaatatttatattaaaatattaattggTGGATGTATGTTTTAGAAtataaaataaagatattttatgaAGTCAAAAGTCATGGCACCAGTTAAGCCCACATCATCTCAGGGAAGTAACAAATCACTGAActggttaaaaaataaatttctctTTTTATAATTTGACATAAAATTGAAAGTTTGCTCAAAGGATACAGGTTTAATAGGTACCccctacactcttaaaacgaatgtgttaaattaacacatcttgtgtctagttaaggacaacacacctagtgtgttgtccttaatttaacacatctctgtgttatttttagaacaacacactttgtgttgttttaacacatcttgtgttgtcccttttatttatatgaactcTAAATCAGCACgaaataacacataatgtgttaaaaacaacacataatgtgttaaatagtttaacacaaagcaatgtgttaaaattaacacatccatggtgtgttaattttaacacattgctttgtgttaaactatttaacacattatgtgttaattttaacacattatgtgtcatttcgtgCTGATTTAgagttcatataaataaaagggacaacacaagatgtgttaaaacaacacaaagtgtgttgttctaaaaataacacagagatgtgttaaattaaggacaacacactaggtgtgttgtccttaactagacacaagatgtgttaatttaacacattcgttttaagagtgtacatgTTTTGACACCACAAAGCAAACACCTcacttaatttaaatatttaaattgaatttaagAATGGGTAGTATGCACTGATCTATATGGTAGTATGTTATCTAAATTTGGTCTATGTAGGTAGGCACATCATGTTTGATAACATGAGTCCAGACATTTATAGTAAAGTTTTGTTAATTGTTACCTGTATCTGTTGACTTTAACTAGTTCCTGATCTACATGATCTTCTTGTAGACAAATCCTTGTGTCGTCATATGCCACCTTTATAGTTCAGCATATGAATCAACTGGTGACATTTTTACAACCAATGAAGACATTTTGAGCTCAGGAATGATCAGATGTCTAACAACCAGGAAGCACAAGAAGATGAACTGCTGGCTCTAGCAAGCATATATGATGAAGAAGAGTTCCGAAGGGCAGAGTCAGGACCGGAGGGCGAGATCCATATGTGTCTTGAGCTTCCTCCTGACTTCAAACTAATAGTCAAGGGTGAGTTGTATTAGTGATTGTTCAAATGTATTGCTAGGTTTTCTATAGTACTTgagttttgtgtatttgtttacaGACCCAACATGTATGGAGTATGACATTTCATTTCTACCCCCTTTGGTTTTGAGTTTTGCACTCCCTGTGGATTACCCATCATTGTCAACTCCAGTTTTTGTTCTAAGCTCCAAATGGCTCACAAGAGTCCAGGTGAGACTATCTTTGCATTGTTGGGGCGTTAAAGGGTTTGTTCAACCAAAACTTGAAAATGTAGTTAATTGCCCTTATGTCGTGCAAACATCCATATGGCTCCAATTTTTTGTTATCTAAAACAAAGGTTATTATAAACTGCTCTTGCACTAAAGATATTTCTTATCAATTTCTAATTTATCTTATATCTGAAAAGATCTCTGCGCTTTGCAAGAGACTGGACAAGCTTTGGGAGGAAAACAGAGGAAATGTGGTTCTTTTCACCTGGATCCAGTTCTTAAAGGAGGAGACTCTGGAATTCCTGGGCATCCAATCTCCACTTGAGATCCAAAGCATTGGTGTTCAGTCTCAGTGTCAATCTGGCCAGAAGCAGGGGGTAAACACTGCTGGAGATAAAAGTAAACCGCAAGAATTGGACCCAAGAGCTGTTCAAGAATTTGATTCTCGCACAGACATACTAAACCAGCTGCTGGACTTTGATGAAGCTCAGAAGCAGAAAGTGTTTGATGGAAAATTATTCTGTTGTGGGATTTGCTTTTCTGAGAAGCTGGGCTCCAACTGTGTGCTCTTTAAAGAGTGTCAACACGTCTACTGCAAGGACTGCATGAAGGAATACTTTCAGATCCAGATCAGAGATGGCAAAGTCCAGTGCCTTAACTGTCCTGAGCCAGAGTGTACATCCATAGCCACTCCAGCACAGGTACTTCTTATGAAACCGTTTAGTGTGTTTGTACTATAATGTGAATCATGAATAGTTTACGAATCTTCAAGGAACACGCCCAcgttttgggaatttagcttattcaccgtatcccccagagttagataagtccatacatacctttttcatctccgtgcgtgctgtaactctgtctgaacCAGCCAATCACTCTGCCCAagaagcagtgcttcgccttttaaaaatatagttcccagtatgtatactgttaaaagatggctgtctcatatgaccttgttatttgtacacggtgtgactatacaaatcacaacacataaataggaaaatgtttgtgttattttgtcacttattgggagcagtatgctagctggagccattcacttccagtctttgtgctcagctaagctagcggggtctgcgtcagacagagtaactgcacgcacagagatgagaaaggtatgtatggacttatctaactctgcgcgatacggtgaataagataaattcccaaaatgtgggcgtgttcctttaacagcTTTAGTTTTGGTTCTAACATCAGTGTTTTGCTTTAATAGGTGAAAGGCTTGGTGGGAGAAGATGAGTTTGCACGTTATGACCGTCTGCTCCTTCAGTCAAGCCTGGACCTGATGGCCGATGTTATTTACTGTCCCCGCGTGACGTGTTGCATGGCTGTGATGGTGGAGCCTGACAACACTTTGGCCATGTGCCCCTCTTGTCGATACGCTTTCTGTACTATCTGCAAGCGAACCTACCATGGCCTGTCTATCTGCAAAGAAGGTAAGATCATAAGGCCAGTTTAATTTATAAACCCCAGTTGACTAGATATAAAATACTGTTATGTTTCACTGTTTTTTCTAGTTTTTTAATGACAGTCCTGTGCCGGGGCATAATGTTTAGATCCTTTTTGTTTTAAGTGTTGATCTTGAAGTCAGAATCTGAACTCATGATTTTGGCTCTTGTTGGTTGTGAGCCCATGAATATTTCTTGGTGTCATGTCTTCTTGTGGTGTTATTGTGGGAGCATGGATTCTGGTTTTGACCATTTCTAGTTTGACTGTTTTGCCTTGTGGTTGGAATCCTGTGGCCTGTTGCACGAAGCAAGTTTGCAGAGTAcgttttaaattggaaaaacCTGACAAATCCAAACCAAATTAACTCAGGTTTAAACCCTTTGATAGTATGCATATTTTCCGGTAATAAAATGTCTCGGGTAACTTatgtaaccctggttccctgagaaggAAACAAGCCACTGCATCAccatagcaacgctttggggaaCGCCCTAGCAGGACTGATCTGAAGCATGTGTATCAAATAAACTTATAATCATATAAACTTATAATAAAGTTCCCTTTTCCTGGAACCAAAGCAAACAAATAAATGCTCTGACTTCCTCCACTGAGCAGTCTTGTGAACATATGAATTAGCACTGGTCCACACTcctaaagggggggggggggcaaaaGGCCTACAGAACAATGGCCCTCGGCACATTGTTCAATACCCATGGCACATATCCCAGCTTTGGGTACAGTAAGGCCTTCACCGTCCCTGGGTCAAATTCAA is a window encoding:
- the LOC135776704 gene encoding E3 ubiquitin-protein ligase RNF14-like, whose translation is MSNNQEAQEDELLALASIYDEEEFRRAESGPEGEIHMCLELPPDFKLIVKDPTCMEYDISFLPPLVLSFALPVDYPSLSTPVFVLSSKWLTRVQISALCKRLDKLWEENRGNVVLFTWIQFLKEETLEFLGIQSPLEIQSIGVQSQCQSGQKQGVNTAGDKSKPQELDPRAVQEFDSRTDILNQLLDFDEAQKQKVFDGKLFCCGICFSEKLGSNCVLFKECQHVYCKDCMKEYFQIQIRDGKVQCLNCPEPECTSIATPAQVKGLVGEDEFARYDRLLLQSSLDLMADVIYCPRVTCCMAVMVEPDNTLAMCPSCRYAFCTICKRTYHGLSICKEVELRRLEEEYLAACEKEKERLQMDYEKLLIQREIDETLSMDWIKENCKQCPSCRKHIQKVQGCNKMTCTSCWSYFCWICLTKLNKVNPYTHFDDRDSPCYSLLHEDIPIGQREAVGAGN